A window of the Catenulispora sp. GP43 genome harbors these coding sequences:
- a CDS encoding sterol desaturase family protein: MRRVIDGIDLTTLAIPFYVLFMALELLSLRFFPDPGEQGYTVKDTATSLTMGIGSIVCNLGWGLVTVAAVAGAHAVSPWRIGSSLTSWIVLFVAYDFFYYWEHRANHRVRILWASHVVHHSSRHYNLSTALRQTWTGVGNTVFLLPLALAGFPSYMIFATAAMNLLYQFWIHTERIGKMWRPIELVMNTPSHHRVHHGSNQGYLDKNYGGVFIVFDRLFRSFEPEGEPVQYGLTKNIGTFNPLRVAVHEYAAIARDVRGADCWRARFGYVLRGPGWSPAA, translated from the coding sequence ATGCGCCGTGTGATCGACGGCATAGACCTCACGACCCTCGCGATCCCGTTCTATGTGCTGTTCATGGCGCTGGAACTGCTCTCGCTGCGGTTCTTCCCGGACCCGGGCGAGCAGGGCTACACCGTCAAGGACACCGCGACGTCGCTGACGATGGGCATCGGCTCGATCGTCTGCAACCTCGGCTGGGGGCTGGTGACGGTCGCCGCGGTGGCCGGGGCGCACGCGGTGTCGCCGTGGCGCATCGGCAGCTCGCTCACCAGCTGGATCGTGCTCTTCGTGGCGTACGACTTCTTCTACTACTGGGAGCACCGCGCGAACCACCGCGTCCGGATCCTGTGGGCCTCGCACGTGGTGCACCACTCCAGCCGGCACTACAACCTGTCCACCGCGCTGCGCCAGACCTGGACCGGCGTCGGCAACACGGTGTTCCTGCTGCCGTTGGCGCTGGCGGGCTTCCCGTCGTACATGATCTTCGCGACGGCGGCGATGAACCTGCTGTACCAGTTCTGGATCCACACCGAGCGGATCGGGAAGATGTGGCGGCCGATCGAGCTGGTGATGAACACACCCTCGCACCACCGCGTGCACCACGGGTCCAACCAGGGCTACCTGGACAAGAACTACGGCGGCGTGTTCATCGTCTTCGACCGGCTGTTCCGGTCCTTCGAGCCCGAGGGCGAGCCGGTGCAGTACGGGCTGACGAAGAACATCGGCACGTTCAACCCGCTGCGGGTCGCAGTGCACGAATACGCGGCGATCGCGCGGGACGTGCGCGGCGCCGACTGCTGGCGCGCCCGGTTCGGGTACGTGCTGCGGGGGCCGGGCTGGTCGCCGGCGGCGTAA
- a CDS encoding VOC family protein, producing the protein MKLASTRIITADITALVAFYEKATTLAATWFTPDFAELAAPGGATLAIGSTDTVPLFAPGSAAPAANQSVIIEFLVDDVDALWQQLAAWVDGGDVVTEPKTMPWGNRSLLVRDPDGNLVNFFTPVTDQARAKFGL; encoded by the coding sequence ATGAAGCTCGCATCGACCCGCATCATCACCGCGGACATCACCGCGCTGGTCGCGTTCTACGAGAAGGCCACCACCCTGGCCGCCACCTGGTTCACACCCGACTTCGCCGAGCTCGCCGCCCCGGGCGGCGCGACCCTGGCCATCGGCAGCACCGACACCGTCCCGCTGTTCGCCCCCGGCAGCGCCGCCCCCGCGGCCAACCAGAGCGTGATCATCGAGTTCCTGGTGGACGACGTGGACGCGCTCTGGCAGCAGCTCGCCGCCTGGGTCGACGGCGGCGACGTCGTCACCGAGCCGAAGACCATGCCCTGGGGCAACCGCTCGCTGCTGGTCCGCGACCCCGACGGCAATCTGGTCAACTTCTTCACACCGGTGACGGACCAGGCGCGGGCGAAGTTCGGGCTCTGA
- a CDS encoding winged helix-turn-helix transcriptional regulator: MLGKTYDSQVCSIARALEVVGERWSLLIVRDALFGGATRYSDFQRSLGIATNVLKTRLDGLVETGVMERRQSSRQPEQYEYLLTDKGRALAHSLVALSEWGDRWATDGEPPILYVHSVCGTGVTQKTVCAHCGVVDDPAEIRAEIGPGMPADRIPA, translated from the coding sequence ATGCTGGGGAAGACGTACGACTCGCAGGTGTGCTCGATCGCGCGGGCGCTGGAGGTGGTCGGCGAACGCTGGAGCCTGCTGATCGTCCGCGACGCGCTGTTCGGCGGCGCGACGCGCTACAGCGACTTCCAGCGGAGCCTCGGGATCGCGACCAACGTCCTCAAGACCCGCCTCGACGGGCTCGTCGAGACGGGCGTCATGGAGCGGCGCCAGTCCTCGCGGCAGCCGGAGCAGTACGAGTATCTGCTGACCGACAAGGGGCGGGCGCTGGCGCACTCGCTGGTCGCCCTCTCGGAGTGGGGCGACCGGTGGGCGACCGACGGGGAGCCGCCGATCCTGTATGTGCACTCGGTGTGCGGTACCGGGGTCACGCAGAAGACGGTGTGCGCGCACTGCGGCGTCGTGGACGACCCGGCGGAGATCCGGGCCGAGATCGGTCCGGGGATGCCGGCCGACCGCATTCCGGCGTAG
- a CDS encoding phytanoyl-CoA dioxygenase family protein, whose amino-acid sequence MLSDGQLKEFAEQGYLVVPGVVGSEPVDRANRRIDELVAAEPPLEGHVGHHFYFPKAVDEPALIAPLMEPGADGRNAFAYAEALADPGLLEAPWQVQVALNIPPFPHQPGRPHIDAAISEPTPGFVPNTFTLLAGVFVSDQTRENSGNLWVWPGTHRTHAEYFQERGVETYCAYPDIDLPEPEQVTARAGDLLLAHYLLGHNIGGNYESDTTRRMLYYRVSGRGHADRPDRILTEPWYEYGPVRALV is encoded by the coding sequence GTGCTGAGTGATGGACAGCTGAAAGAGTTCGCCGAGCAGGGGTACCTGGTCGTCCCGGGCGTCGTGGGGTCCGAGCCGGTGGACCGGGCGAACCGCCGGATCGACGAACTCGTCGCCGCCGAGCCGCCGCTGGAAGGCCATGTGGGGCACCACTTCTACTTCCCGAAGGCCGTGGACGAGCCGGCGTTGATCGCGCCACTGATGGAGCCCGGGGCGGACGGGAGGAATGCCTTCGCGTACGCCGAAGCGCTCGCGGATCCCGGGTTGCTGGAGGCGCCGTGGCAGGTTCAGGTGGCGCTGAACATCCCGCCGTTCCCCCACCAGCCGGGGCGGCCGCACATCGACGCCGCTATCAGTGAGCCGACGCCGGGATTCGTGCCGAACACCTTCACGCTGTTGGCCGGGGTGTTCGTCTCGGACCAGACGCGCGAGAACTCGGGCAACCTGTGGGTCTGGCCGGGTACGCACCGGACGCATGCGGAGTACTTCCAGGAGCGCGGCGTCGAGACATACTGCGCCTACCCGGACATCGATCTGCCCGAGCCGGAACAAGTCACCGCGCGCGCCGGTGACCTGTTGCTCGCGCACTATCTGCTCGGGCACAACATCGGTGGGAACTACGAGTCGGACACGACGCGGCGGATGCTGTACTACCGGGTCAGCGGCCGCGGGCATGCCGACCGGCCGGATCGGATCCTGACCGAGCCCTGGTACGAGTACGGGCCTGTCCGGGCCCTGGTTTAA
- a CDS encoding TetR/AcrR family transcriptional regulator — translation MAPDPSSPAQQQLRADALRNRESVLAAATAAFAASDAEPSLREIARRAGVGVATLYRHFPTREALVDAVYQDQVVRLTAGARDLLAAHTPARALRLWMDLFADWLATKRGMTGTLLAMVDTGEISLAHTRGELLAAVGTILDAGIAAGEIRADTNAEDVSAAVLGLLAVSGERGNPEQAQRLLDVLMDGLKQQS, via the coding sequence ATGGCGCCCGATCCCTCCTCCCCCGCCCAGCAGCAGCTCCGGGCCGACGCGCTGCGCAACCGCGAGAGCGTGCTCGCCGCGGCGACCGCGGCGTTCGCCGCCTCGGACGCCGAGCCGTCGCTGCGCGAGATCGCGCGGCGGGCCGGGGTCGGGGTCGCCACGCTCTACCGGCACTTCCCGACCAGGGAGGCGCTGGTCGACGCGGTCTACCAGGACCAGGTCGTCCGGCTGACCGCCGGGGCGCGCGACCTGCTCGCGGCGCACACGCCGGCGCGGGCGCTGCGGTTGTGGATGGACCTGTTCGCCGACTGGCTGGCGACCAAGCGCGGGATGACCGGCACCCTGCTCGCCATGGTCGACACCGGGGAGATCTCGCTCGCGCACACCCGCGGCGAGCTGCTGGCGGCGGTCGGCACCATCCTGGACGCCGGGATCGCCGCCGGCGAGATCCGCGCCGACACCAACGCCGAGGACGTCAGCGCGGCCGTGCTCGGCCTGCTCGCGGTCTCCGGCGAACGCGGGAATCCCGAGCAGGCGCAACGGCTTCTCGACGTCCTGATGGACGGGCTCAAGCAGCAGTCCTAG
- a CDS encoding alpha/beta hydrolase: protein MSSSLLFTSDTRADGVRERDFTVGEIPGVLWSPESDPGLAPLVLVGHGGGIHKKAPASAGRARRLVLGLGFHVAAIDAPGHGDRPRTDHDEREIDAMFAAREAGQPEGPIIVRYNAHLAEQAVPEWSATLDALQELPEIGTGGPVGYWGINMGTATGVPFVASDDRITAAVFGQHWPDFLVEPARRITVPIEFDLQWDDEHLPRAAGLELFDAFASKEKTLHANAGRHKQLPRFEADSAVRFFARHLGTPAAAAAAA from the coding sequence ATGTCTTCTTCACTTCTTTTCACCAGTGACACCCGCGCGGACGGCGTCCGCGAACGCGACTTCACCGTGGGCGAGATCCCCGGTGTCCTGTGGTCCCCGGAATCCGACCCGGGCCTGGCTCCCCTGGTCCTCGTCGGCCACGGCGGCGGCATCCACAAGAAGGCGCCGGCCAGCGCGGGCCGTGCGCGCCGGCTCGTCCTCGGCCTCGGGTTCCACGTCGCCGCCATCGACGCGCCGGGGCACGGCGACCGCCCGCGCACCGACCACGACGAACGCGAGATCGACGCGATGTTCGCGGCGCGCGAGGCCGGCCAGCCGGAGGGCCCGATCATCGTGCGCTACAACGCCCACCTGGCCGAGCAGGCCGTGCCCGAATGGAGCGCGACCCTGGACGCGCTCCAGGAGCTGCCAGAGATCGGGACCGGCGGGCCGGTGGGCTACTGGGGCATCAACATGGGCACCGCGACCGGTGTCCCGTTCGTCGCCTCCGACGACCGGATCACCGCCGCCGTGTTCGGCCAGCACTGGCCCGACTTCCTGGTCGAGCCCGCGCGGCGGATCACCGTCCCGATCGAGTTCGACCTGCAGTGGGACGACGAACACCTCCCGCGCGCCGCCGGCCTGGAGCTCTTCGACGCCTTCGCCTCCAAGGAGAAGACGCTGCACGCCAACGCCGGACGGCACAAGCAACTGCCCCGGTTCGAGGCGGACAGCGCCGTCCGGTTCTTCGCCCGGCACCTCGGTACCCCGGCCGCCGCGGCGGCCGCCGCGTGA
- a CDS encoding SRPBCC domain-containing protein: MMQVTSEPQERHYTTGFTVDRTPREAYEAVVNVRGWWSESVEGTADRVGGVFDYRYQDVHRCKVRIAELVPDRKVVWHVEENYFDFIENQAEWTGTDIVFEIQPTDGGAEIRFTHVGLVPQDECYDVCSNAWAGYIGGSLRALIETGQGHPNPKEDGDAPAHQAAATVVRAQHTRA, from the coding sequence ATGATGCAAGTCACAAGCGAACCGCAGGAACGGCACTACACCACCGGCTTCACCGTCGACCGGACGCCCCGCGAGGCCTATGAGGCCGTCGTGAACGTCCGCGGCTGGTGGTCGGAATCGGTCGAGGGGACCGCCGACCGGGTCGGCGGCGTCTTCGACTACCGGTACCAGGACGTCCACCGCTGCAAGGTCCGCATCGCCGAGCTCGTCCCGGACCGGAAGGTCGTCTGGCACGTCGAGGAGAACTACTTCGACTTCATCGAGAACCAGGCCGAGTGGACCGGGACCGACATCGTCTTCGAGATCCAGCCGACCGACGGCGGCGCCGAGATCCGCTTCACGCACGTCGGCCTGGTCCCGCAGGACGAGTGTTACGACGTGTGCTCCAACGCCTGGGCCGGCTACATCGGCGGCAGCCTGCGCGCCCTGATCGAGACCGGCCAGGGGCATCCCAACCCGAAGGAGGACGGAGACGCCCCGGCCCACCAGGCCGCCGCCACCGTCGTCCGGGCCCAGCACACCCGCGCTTAA
- a CDS encoding MFS transporter, whose product MSAATSTASPPSGRRQSLILAVLIFAQLLIWIDGTVLSTAYETLADPVRGLGATPGQLQWATGSYTLVLATVTFTGGALGDRFGHRNTLVAGMALFGLASVFAAYSHSTGELIAARAVMGVGAALLIPATLAVISFTYAPERRPQAFGVLSSFAGVGIAAGPVLAGLMLANFWWGSVFLINVPVVAVGLVAIARTVPNFQPPHKRGLDFPGLVLSTAGLGLLSYGLIRAGQDGTVTEPQVWSTVLAGLALTAAFVAVELRRAHPSFDPRLFRLRQFAAGNVTLTLLFLALSASGFYFAFYLQGARGYSALRASLIGIPGALGVVVGGPLAAKLARRTSVRRVSGTALVVSTITLAVFSRIGLQMPIPAYIAVAIVQATAIGMTIAPLTGAILGSLPLTQAGAGSAVNATMRQTGSVLGIALGGTILSIGYRHAISGSVAGLPAVVKQQAETSAEMARNVARHNNIPGLAHQADLAFVHAMHTGMMWSAAATAIGALLVFGGFAKPRTTKTVTVQPEPEAIVKESASA is encoded by the coding sequence ATGTCCGCAGCCACGTCCACCGCCAGTCCGCCGTCCGGCCGACGCCAGAGCCTGATCCTCGCCGTCCTGATCTTCGCCCAGCTGCTGATCTGGATCGACGGCACCGTCCTGTCCACCGCCTACGAGACCCTCGCCGACCCGGTGCGGGGCCTGGGCGCCACCCCCGGCCAGCTCCAGTGGGCCACCGGGTCCTACACGCTGGTGCTGGCCACCGTCACCTTCACCGGCGGCGCCCTGGGCGACCGCTTCGGGCATCGCAACACCCTGGTGGCCGGCATGGCGCTGTTCGGCCTGGCCTCGGTGTTCGCCGCGTACTCGCACAGCACCGGCGAGCTCATCGCGGCCCGCGCCGTGATGGGCGTGGGCGCCGCGCTGCTGATCCCGGCGACGCTGGCGGTGATCAGCTTCACCTATGCGCCCGAGCGGCGCCCGCAGGCCTTCGGCGTGCTCAGCAGTTTCGCCGGCGTCGGCATCGCCGCCGGTCCCGTGCTGGCCGGCCTGATGCTGGCGAACTTCTGGTGGGGCTCGGTGTTCCTGATCAACGTGCCGGTCGTGGCGGTCGGCCTGGTCGCGATCGCCCGCACGGTGCCGAACTTCCAGCCGCCGCACAAGCGCGGGCTGGACTTCCCGGGCCTGGTGCTGTCCACCGCCGGCCTCGGCCTGCTCTCCTACGGCCTGATCCGCGCGGGCCAGGACGGCACCGTCACCGAGCCGCAGGTGTGGAGCACGGTCCTGGCCGGGCTGGCGCTGACCGCCGCGTTCGTGGCCGTCGAACTGCGCCGCGCGCACCCCAGCTTCGATCCCCGCCTGTTCCGGCTGCGCCAGTTCGCCGCCGGCAACGTCACGCTGACCCTGCTGTTCCTGGCCCTGAGCGCGAGCGGTTTCTACTTCGCGTTCTACCTCCAGGGCGCCCGCGGCTACTCGGCCCTGCGCGCCAGCCTGATCGGCATCCCCGGCGCGCTCGGCGTCGTGGTCGGCGGCCCGCTCGCCGCGAAGCTCGCGCGCCGCACCTCGGTGCGCCGGGTCAGCGGTACCGCGCTGGTGGTCTCCACGATCACGCTGGCGGTCTTCTCCCGCATCGGACTGCAGATGCCGATCCCGGCCTACATCGCCGTGGCGATCGTCCAGGCCACCGCGATCGGCATGACGATCGCCCCGCTGACCGGCGCGATCCTGGGCTCGCTGCCGCTGACCCAGGCCGGCGCGGGCAGCGCCGTGAACGCCACCATGCGGCAGACCGGCAGTGTGCTGGGCATCGCGCTGGGCGGCACCATCTTGTCGATCGGGTACCGGCACGCGATCAGCGGCTCGGTCGCCGGCCTTCCGGCGGTGGTGAAACAGCAGGCTGAGACGTCGGCGGAGATGGCCCGGAATGTGGCCCGGCACAACAACATTCCCGGTCTCGCGCACCAGGCGGACCTCGCGTTCGTGCACGCGATGCACACCGGCATGATGTGGTCGGCGGCGGCGACCGCCATCGGGGCGCTGCTGGTGTTCGGCGGTTTCGCCAAGCCCAGGACGACGAAGACCGTCACGGTCCAGCCCGAGCCGGAGGCAATCGTCAAGGAATCCGCTTCGGCGTAA
- a CDS encoding DUF6882 domain-containing protein, protein MAEPHAAWGMRQIEEFNEFLPIGPWTVNLDERRYRQSGRELRISVLGSFDTAEGSWLWGWANPGFGKLPVVAAAEALRVFGQEHGVPEFSEELVDLSGFEDPRYAAEMLAFGAMGVLRADGYIGVQANETGRLYMVPDDPQVPVADPDPIALPRLLMQGAQFFNRSAYEVVAGYFHHFGIPWRQEGDTISAELPGGATASVQFDAQGRVTAVSMGSITKESLGNTAGA, encoded by the coding sequence ATGGCGGAGCCCCACGCGGCCTGGGGCATGCGCCAGATCGAGGAGTTCAACGAGTTCCTGCCGATCGGGCCGTGGACGGTGAACCTGGACGAGCGCCGGTACCGGCAGTCGGGACGGGAACTGCGGATCAGCGTGCTCGGCAGCTTCGACACCGCGGAGGGCTCGTGGCTGTGGGGCTGGGCCAACCCGGGCTTCGGGAAGCTGCCGGTGGTGGCCGCGGCGGAGGCGCTCAGGGTGTTCGGACAGGAGCACGGCGTCCCGGAGTTCTCCGAGGAACTGGTGGACCTGTCCGGCTTCGAAGACCCCCGCTACGCCGCGGAGATGCTGGCGTTCGGGGCGATGGGAGTGCTGCGCGCCGACGGCTACATCGGGGTGCAGGCCAACGAGACCGGGCGGCTGTACATGGTCCCGGACGACCCGCAGGTGCCGGTGGCCGACCCGGATCCGATAGCGCTGCCCCGACTGCTGATGCAGGGGGCGCAGTTCTTCAACCGGTCGGCGTACGAGGTGGTCGCCGGCTACTTCCACCACTTCGGCATCCCGTGGCGGCAGGAGGGCGACACGATCAGCGCGGAGCTGCCCGGCGGGGCGACCGCGTCGGTCCAGTTCGACGCGCAGGGACGGGTCACCGCGGTGTCGATGGGCTCGATCACCAAGGAGTCCCTGGGCAACACCGCCGGCGCCTGA
- a CDS encoding helix-turn-helix transcriptional regulator, whose translation MNHPAGRVLTLLELLQSGGVRTAAELAERLGVDARTVRRYVEHLLDLEIPVESVRGRYGGYRLARGFRLPPLMLGDEEALAVLLGLLEGRRSGLTAAFGPAGETAAAKIRRVLPARLGERLQGVLDSIAFTGAPVQSAPLDATVLLTVSDAVAARRPIAIAYGDRTDRVVHPYAIVSHKDRWYVRALDPAIGQERTFRLDRIAGARTLPGSFEPPEEDPARSLVTGFATADYRYEVAIRVQGTVEQIRARFPASVAVIEQGGTEPVVGDEQDQPWHRLAIRAERLDWIPPTLAALDLPFEIEEPAELRDLVLAFAERLAARVRGASA comes from the coding sequence GTGAATCACCCCGCCGGACGTGTGCTGACCCTGCTGGAGCTCCTGCAGTCCGGGGGCGTGCGCACCGCGGCCGAGCTCGCCGAGCGGCTGGGCGTCGACGCGCGCACCGTCCGCCGGTACGTCGAGCACCTGCTGGACCTGGAGATCCCCGTGGAGTCCGTGCGCGGCCGCTACGGCGGGTACCGCCTGGCACGCGGCTTCCGGCTCCCGCCGCTGATGCTGGGCGACGAGGAGGCGCTGGCGGTCCTGCTCGGCCTGCTCGAAGGGCGGCGCAGCGGGCTGACGGCGGCGTTCGGCCCGGCGGGCGAGACGGCGGCGGCCAAGATCCGCCGGGTGCTGCCGGCCCGGCTGGGCGAGCGGCTTCAGGGCGTGCTCGACAGCATCGCCTTCACCGGCGCGCCGGTCCAGAGCGCGCCTTTGGACGCCACCGTGCTGCTCACGGTGTCCGACGCGGTGGCCGCGCGGCGGCCTATCGCCATCGCGTACGGCGACCGTACGGACCGGGTCGTGCACCCGTACGCCATCGTGAGCCACAAAGACCGGTGGTATGTCAGGGCTCTGGATCCGGCGATCGGGCAGGAGCGCACCTTCCGGCTCGACCGGATCGCCGGCGCCAGGACGCTGCCGGGGTCGTTCGAGCCGCCGGAGGAGGATCCGGCGCGCAGCCTTGTCACCGGGTTCGCCACAGCGGACTACCGATATGAGGTCGCGATCCGGGTGCAGGGGACGGTCGAGCAGATCCGGGCCCGTTTCCCGGCCAGCGTGGCAGTGATCGAGCAGGGCGGAACCGAGCCTGTCGTCGGCGATGAACAAGACCAACCCTGGCACCGCCTCGCGATCCGCGCCGAGCGCCTCGACTGGATCCCGCCGACCCTGGCCGCCCTCGATCTCCCCTTCGAGATCGAGGAACCGGCCGAGCTCCGCGATCTCGTCCTGGCGTTCGCCGAACGGCTGGCGGCCCGAGTCCGCGGCGCGTCCGCTTGA
- a CDS encoding MarR family winged helix-turn-helix transcriptional regulator, with the protein MSARRENEPDKWGEDGVVSFAVRHVWLGMRAAIEDELAEFGLTVPQFATLMMLDGSPGLSVAEVARLCGSTRQSATEMVAGLEAHGLVERSPHPTDRRAHQVHATEAGREMFRKARPAVRRREDELEAGLSPEVRRAAREWMAALAASCGA; encoded by the coding sequence ATGTCCGCACGACGGGAGAACGAACCCGACAAGTGGGGCGAGGACGGCGTCGTCAGCTTCGCCGTGCGCCACGTCTGGCTCGGCATGCGCGCCGCGATCGAGGACGAGCTCGCCGAGTTCGGGCTGACCGTGCCGCAGTTCGCGACGCTGATGATGCTGGACGGCTCCCCGGGCCTGTCCGTCGCCGAGGTGGCCCGGCTGTGCGGCAGCACGAGGCAGTCCGCGACGGAGATGGTCGCCGGCCTGGAGGCCCACGGCCTGGTCGAACGCTCCCCGCACCCGACGGACCGGCGTGCGCACCAGGTGCACGCGACCGAGGCGGGACGCGAGATGTTCCGGAAGGCACGGCCCGCGGTGCGCAGGCGGGAAGACGAGCTGGAGGCCGGGCTCAGCCCGGAGGTGCGCAGGGCCGCCCGCGAGTGGATGGCGGCGTTGGCCGCGTCGTGCGGGGCGTAG
- a CDS encoding TROVE domain-containing protein, with the protein MVKFNKLATKTTATFEGGKAYKRDAKADLFLLAVTNMVGEDTFYESADSRDQRYRELVHTVAVADPEWMLRFVAWLRLGANMRSAAIVAACEAVRARLDAGAPGHGRQLIDAACQRADEPGEVLAYWTGRYGRALPKPVKRGVADAVARLYTEYSFAKYDSDAKGFRFGDVIDLVHPAAAADKPGQGELFRHALDRRHNRDNPVPEALPMLTARARLLALPVDQRRPALLAGVAEGAEGAEGAEGGPGRLAEAGMTWEALAGWLQGPMDKAAWEAVIPSMGLMALARNLRNFDEAGVSDGAAWKVCARFLDADQVARSRMLPYRWLSAYKAAPSLRWGHALEGALGHAIAGIPELPGRTLVLVDTSGSMTGRVSARSTVTHLDIGALIGVALADRAAGSGRAGDVDLVGFADGVFTHELAKGGSVLRGVEAFARRSGEVGHGTRMVDAVANSYDEHDRVVIVSDMQTFPYYYNRDKGADAFIPDTVPVFGINTTGYGPSALPPGKANRFEIGGFSDKVFTMFGLLAAGDGPAWPF; encoded by the coding sequence ATGGTGAAGTTCAACAAGCTCGCGACCAAGACCACTGCGACGTTCGAGGGCGGCAAGGCGTACAAGCGCGACGCGAAGGCGGACCTGTTCCTGCTCGCCGTCACCAACATGGTCGGCGAGGACACGTTCTACGAGTCCGCCGACTCCCGCGACCAGCGCTACCGCGAGCTCGTGCACACCGTCGCCGTCGCCGACCCGGAGTGGATGCTGCGCTTCGTCGCCTGGCTGCGCCTGGGCGCGAACATGCGCAGCGCGGCCATCGTCGCGGCCTGCGAGGCCGTGCGGGCCCGGCTGGACGCCGGCGCCCCCGGGCACGGCAGGCAGCTGATCGACGCCGCGTGCCAGCGTGCCGACGAGCCCGGCGAGGTGCTCGCGTACTGGACCGGCCGCTACGGCCGCGCGCTCCCGAAGCCGGTGAAGCGCGGCGTGGCCGACGCCGTGGCACGGCTGTACACCGAGTACTCGTTCGCGAAGTACGACTCGGACGCCAAGGGCTTCCGGTTCGGCGACGTCATCGACCTCGTGCACCCGGCCGCCGCGGCCGACAAGCCGGGGCAGGGCGAGCTGTTCCGGCACGCGCTGGACCGCCGCCACAACCGGGACAACCCGGTGCCGGAGGCGCTGCCGATGCTGACCGCGCGGGCCCGGCTGCTCGCGCTGCCGGTGGACCAGCGGCGCCCGGCGCTGCTCGCTGGGGTCGCCGAGGGTGCCGAGGGTGCCGAGGGTGCCGAGGGCGGCCCGGGGCGGCTGGCCGAGGCCGGCATGACCTGGGAGGCGCTGGCCGGCTGGCTGCAGGGCCCGATGGACAAGGCGGCCTGGGAGGCGGTCATCCCGTCGATGGGGCTGATGGCGCTGGCGCGGAACCTGCGGAACTTCGACGAGGCCGGGGTCTCCGACGGGGCGGCCTGGAAGGTCTGCGCGCGGTTCCTGGACGCCGACCAGGTGGCACGCTCCCGGATGCTGCCGTACCGGTGGCTGTCGGCGTACAAGGCCGCGCCGTCGCTGCGGTGGGGGCACGCGCTGGAGGGGGCGCTGGGGCACGCGATCGCGGGCATCCCGGAGCTGCCGGGGCGCACCCTGGTCCTGGTCGACACCTCCGGGTCGATGACCGGCCGGGTCTCGGCGCGCTCGACGGTCACGCACCTGGACATCGGGGCGCTGATCGGGGTCGCGCTGGCGGACCGCGCGGCCGGCTCCGGACGGGCCGGCGACGTGGACCTCGTCGGCTTCGCCGACGGCGTGTTCACCCACGAGCTCGCCAAGGGCGGCAGCGTGCTGCGCGGGGTCGAGGCGTTCGCGCGGCGCTCCGGCGAGGTCGGCCACGGCACGCGCATGGTCGACGCCGTCGCGAACTCCTACGACGAGCACGACCGGGTGGTGATCGTCAGCGACATGCAGACGTTCCCGTACTACTACAACCGGGACAAGGGCGCGGACGCGTTCATCCCGGACACGGTGCCGGTCTTCGGGATCAACACCACGGGCTACGGCCCGAGCGCGTTGCCGCCCGGCAAGGCGAACCGGTTCGAGATCGGCGGCTTCTCGGACAAGGTGTTCACCATGTTCGGTCTGCTCGCCGCCGGCGACGGACCCGCGTGGCCGTTCTAG